The following are encoded in a window of Rhodothermia bacterium genomic DNA:
- a CDS encoding glycosyltransferase, whose amino-acid sequence MKVLFVYPELTTIGGAEILAVRFLKAILQDKRFEVELLTLKQPQWEVYADYADIDALKKTVKVHLFKAWAGKGVLKRLFLLKMATIQRYVQSIKHEYPIIISGYNEMDCGKPAIQYLHYPQFIDRQVLVNYKMTPEDSLFYNSRLFQWLYRNIYLKVGNTKIENIQKNWTITNSKFISEIYSTYFSVASTAIYSVFFNQDSYEVLEEGFKEQQISILGRISSDKYLFEILPTLKSIVTKHPNFKINCIGKVTSSSYFEKVLSRIAELDIDINFIHDADESVKNQILLKSKYLIHPKPYEHFGLSVLEGLFAGCIPIVHNGGGVTEIVPVKCLQFNKHEDIVEIIDRIEQEPKQLTPILDELAKSASFFSSYNFDNNVLSFLYNFIKVELKLDLPISV is encoded by the coding sequence ATGAAAGTTTTATTTGTATATCCAGAACTTACGACAATTGGCGGAGCAGAGATATTGGCTGTTCGCTTTTTAAAGGCGATTCTACAAGACAAGCGTTTTGAAGTTGAGTTATTAACCTTAAAACAACCTCAATGGGAGGTCTATGCTGATTACGCAGATATAGATGCACTTAAAAAGACTGTTAAAGTACACCTATTTAAAGCATGGGCAGGCAAAGGGGTATTAAAAAGATTATTCTTATTAAAAATGGCCACAATACAACGATATGTACAATCGATAAAACATGAATATCCAATAATAATATCTGGTTATAACGAAATGGATTGTGGTAAACCTGCTATTCAGTATCTTCATTATCCGCAATTTATAGATAGGCAAGTGCTTGTAAATTATAAAATGACTCCGGAAGACAGTTTATTTTATAACTCACGCCTATTTCAATGGTTATACAGAAATATATACTTAAAGGTTGGGAATACAAAAATAGAGAACATCCAAAAAAATTGGACAATTACAAACTCTAAATTCATTTCAGAAATTTATTCAACCTATTTTTCTGTTGCTTCAACGGCTATTTATTCGGTTTTTTTTAATCAAGACAGCTACGAAGTATTAGAAGAAGGTTTCAAAGAACAGCAAATCTCTATTTTAGGAAGAATATCAAGTGATAAATACCTTTTTGAGATATTACCGACTTTAAAAAGTATTGTTACAAAGCATCCAAATTTTAAAATAAATTGCATTGGGAAAGTAACGAGTAGTTCATACTTTGAAAAAGTATTGTCTCGTATTGCAGAATTAGACATTGATATTAATTTTATTCATGATGCAGATGAATCGGTCAAAAATCAAATTTTATTAAAAAGTAAATATCTAATTCATCCTAAGCCATATGAACATTTTGGTCTATCTGTTTTAGAAGGTTTATTTGCAGGCTGTATTCCTATTGTTCATAATGGAGGAGGTGTAACAGAGATTGTACCTGTAAAGTGTTTACAGTTTAATAAACATGAAGATATTGTAGAAATCATTGATAGAATAGAGCAAGAACCGAAACAATTGACCCCGATACTTGATGAGCTGGCAAAATCGGCATCTTTTTTCAGTTCTTACAACTTTGACAATAATGTGCTAAGCTTTTTGTATAATTTCATTAAAGTTGAATTAAAATTAGATCTGCCAATAAGTGTGTAG
- a CDS encoding oligosaccharide flippase family protein yields MNNEIKRAGFFENLTVLALGNIIVRPIWIIFSIYMSAEYLGKEGFGIFYFAIYFMSVMAEFADMGITNYANRELVRRPEFGSTLLTNILVVKAVSTLLIVLGVWLGAFIGNQSSLVQFSLVWAGVYTALFRHLEFLRSFFRAKKILRYESISMVLEKILVVLLGAVFLWAFMTPVAALFGMSLGMFFTFILVLYAIHAFISPIKRELFSVQLSHTIYQNALPIGLMGIFSMAYRYLGILVLYFLFGESVVGVYSLPLRIVETLQLIPVILGTTIFAYFTQAIHEDRLTDFKRMLNKSLVSMLIVGLAAVLAIWLGGYAIIKLFKPEFAAAEGLIKFLIWSYPVGCVNSILLLALMALDEQRFLAKTIGGITLFSIGFNVWVIDHFVIYGAIFASLLIDLILCIILLYRTYNKISTLKR; encoded by the coding sequence ATGAATAACGAAATAAAACGTGCTGGCTTTTTCGAAAACCTGACTGTTTTAGCTCTGGGTAATATAATAGTGCGGCCTATCTGGATAATTTTTAGCATTTATATGTCCGCAGAGTATTTGGGAAAAGAAGGATTTGGTATTTTTTATTTTGCGATTTATTTTATGAGTGTCATGGCTGAGTTTGCGGATATGGGGATTACAAATTATGCCAATCGTGAATTGGTTCGTCGTCCTGAATTTGGAAGTACTTTGTTAACGAATATATTGGTAGTTAAAGCCGTTTCTACACTCCTGATTGTGCTGGGTGTTTGGCTCGGAGCTTTTATAGGGAATCAAAGCTCTTTAGTGCAATTTTCTTTGGTTTGGGCAGGTGTTTATACTGCCTTATTTCGCCATCTCGAATTTTTGCGATCATTTTTTAGAGCAAAAAAAATCCTTCGTTATGAGTCTATTTCTATGGTATTAGAAAAAATCTTGGTTGTTTTATTAGGTGCAGTTTTTTTATGGGCATTTATGACCCCAGTAGCAGCTTTATTTGGCATGTCGTTGGGAATGTTCTTTACTTTTATATTGGTTTTGTACGCTATTCACGCTTTCATTAGTCCAATAAAACGAGAATTATTTAGTGTACAACTTTCCCATACAATTTATCAGAATGCGCTTCCAATTGGTCTAATGGGTATTTTTAGCATGGCTTATCGGTATTTGGGGATTTTAGTGCTTTATTTCTTATTTGGGGAGTCTGTTGTTGGTGTTTATAGTCTTCCATTACGTATTGTTGAGACATTGCAATTAATTCCCGTTATTCTTGGAACGACAATTTTTGCTTATTTTACGCAAGCCATACACGAAGATCGTTTAACGGACTTTAAGCGGATGTTAAATAAATCGCTGGTCAGTATGTTGATAGTAGGTCTTGCGGCTGTTTTGGCAATTTGGCTGGGTGGATATGCCATTATAAAGTTATTCAAACCTGAATTTGCTGCGGCAGAAGGTCTGATAAAATTCCTTATTTGGTCATATCCAGTTGGGTGTGTGAATTCAATATTGCTCTTGGCTTTGATGGCATTGGATGAACAAAGGTTTTTGGCAAAAACTATAGGAGGTATAACCTTATTCTCGATAGGATTTAATGTATGGGTAATTGACCATTTTGTGATTTATGGTGCAATTTTTGCTTCATTGTTAATTGATCTCATTCTTTGCATAATCCTTTTATATAGGACATATAATAAAATTTCAACCTTAAAGCGTTGA
- a CDS encoding O-antigen ligase family protein: protein MIRAETFFPWIDWSRRFLAVGFAFGLLLILLLAWKAPSVLLFVPLILFGTVIVWQLLKYPTLNLFVLLASFSIVSNTQEGLQATEAVYGVYYFFSMAYWILLHWFKREKIIETQIDFVYTFFLVWVSVSIFQTILFGGDLKGYFSEMIALAFLFVYFPVKELCSKHEKSPQILIGVFLLQGLFVAIRSIINYREIIVNAQFDWQLEKGRIVMNEQLLLISSLVCLILFIFQTDWKWKLGNLIGFFLFLGSLILTQSRGYWVDFAFGAFILFWLLNWKQKMQLIGTASFALAIFSLLGIIFFGELFYTILNGLIDRLLSLGTATTSDISLINRFIESNAVWEKIIRNPIVGYGTGVPYAVYDITFGFTQIDTFVHNGFYGIWYKFGIIGLGFLVYIWGKSIWSLLSEWLKVPFQTRGTVKNLSVLMVAISLTSLLPSATTSNLFFLKDGIMTFALLIGGAAGLMQKMNGDE from the coding sequence ATGATTCGTGCCGAAACCTTTTTCCCATGGATTGATTGGAGCCGAAGGTTTTTGGCAGTCGGGTTTGCCTTTGGCTTGCTCTTGATTTTATTATTAGCATGGAAAGCGCCCTCAGTACTTTTATTTGTACCACTGATATTATTTGGAACCGTAATTGTTTGGCAACTATTAAAGTACCCGACTCTTAATTTATTTGTTTTACTTGCTAGCTTTTCCATCGTGAGCAATACGCAAGAGGGTTTACAAGCTACCGAAGCAGTTTACGGTGTTTATTATTTCTTTTCTATGGCCTATTGGATATTACTTCATTGGTTCAAAAGAGAAAAAATTATTGAAACACAAATAGATTTTGTTTACACCTTTTTTCTGGTTTGGGTTAGTGTTTCAATTTTTCAAACAATACTTTTTGGTGGCGATCTTAAAGGCTATTTTAGTGAGATGATCGCATTGGCATTTCTATTCGTGTACTTTCCAGTTAAAGAATTATGTTCAAAGCATGAAAAAAGCCCCCAAATACTGATCGGTGTTTTTCTACTTCAAGGACTATTTGTAGCGATAAGAAGCATAATCAATTACCGTGAGATAATTGTGAATGCGCAATTTGATTGGCAATTAGAAAAGGGGCGTATTGTAATGAATGAACAGTTATTACTAATCTCTTCCTTAGTTTGCCTTATCCTGTTCATATTTCAAACCGATTGGAAATGGAAATTGGGGAATCTAATCGGTTTTTTTTTGTTTCTTGGGAGTTTAATTCTAACCCAAAGTAGGGGTTATTGGGTGGATTTTGCTTTCGGTGCATTTATTTTATTTTGGCTTTTGAATTGGAAACAAAAGATGCAATTAATCGGAACTGCTTCGTTTGCTCTTGCGATTTTCTCTCTCTTAGGAATTATTTTTTTTGGAGAACTATTTTATACGATACTCAATGGCTTAATAGATAGGTTGCTAAGTTTAGGTACCGCTACTACTTCCGATATATCACTTATCAACCGATTTATAGAGAGCAATGCTGTCTGGGAAAAAATTATACGAAACCCCATTGTTGGATATGGAACAGGCGTTCCATATGCCGTTTATGATATTACCTTTGGCTTTACACAAATAGATACTTTTGTTCATAATGGGTTTTATGGAATTTGGTATAAATTTGGTATAATTGGGTTAGGATTTTTGGTTTATATCTGGGGTAAATCTATTTGGAGCCTTTTGTCTGAATGGTTAAAGGTGCCTTTTCAAACACGGGGTACGGTGAAAAACTTATCTGTTTTGATGGTTGCTATTTCATTAACTTCCCTACTCCCTTCAGCTACCACTTCCAATCTATTCTTTTTAAAAGACGGAATTATGACCTTTGCCCTTTTAATTGGTGGAGCAGCTGGACTAATGCAGAAAATGAATGGTGATGAATAA
- a CDS encoding lipopolysaccharide biosynthesis protein, translating into MTNTQTQDNRFWQVMAVLYLWRWFISGITVLVAIIAVVIALLLPNAYTSSTSLLLPPASGAGGLAQALTSRGLGSVASSILGGAGGDYTRYMGILGSRRVLEAVVQKYKLVQAYKIDYPEPGRNVEEAIKTFQDNLKLEVDQKLEYLVVSVTDENPKKAAEIANFMVEELNRISSEMFSANARNYRTYMEKRYNKASGALDSLQNEMEAFQSRNGVIELPSQIQAFYTNLAQYRMEVAKAEIAAEALTNQLGPENSQVIASQQMLARSKQQLEDFMNGNDKMMQVSFDQLPGVGREYAKLYQGILAQGKILEALTPLYEQANFDEKRTTIAVQILDKAVPAAKKSWPPRAIIVLISALSAFMLCVIFVLAWDYLSRQKNTISTKLAEAVEQVRASTSPQDA; encoded by the coding sequence ATGACAAATACGCAAACTCAAGACAATCGGTTTTGGCAAGTAATGGCTGTGTTGTATCTATGGCGTTGGTTTATTTCGGGTATTACCGTCTTAGTGGCCATTATTGCCGTTGTAATTGCCTTGTTGTTGCCGAACGCCTATACCTCCTCGACATCCCTCCTGCTTCCACCAGCATCTGGTGCGGGCGGTCTTGCTCAGGCCTTAACCAGTCGTGGATTAGGCTCGGTTGCATCTTCTATTTTAGGGGGTGCTGGCGGAGATTATACGCGATATATGGGCATCTTGGGCAGTCGTCGGGTTTTGGAAGCCGTCGTACAAAAGTATAAGTTGGTTCAGGCATATAAAATTGACTACCCAGAGCCGGGGAGAAATGTCGAAGAAGCAATCAAAACATTTCAAGACAATTTGAAATTAGAAGTGGACCAGAAATTGGAATATTTAGTGGTATCGGTGACAGATGAAAACCCCAAGAAAGCTGCTGAAATTGCCAATTTTATGGTGGAGGAACTTAATCGGATTAGTTCGGAAATGTTCTCGGCAAATGCTCGGAATTACCGAACTTATATGGAAAAGCGCTACAACAAAGCATCTGGTGCACTTGATTCTCTCCAAAATGAAATGGAAGCCTTTCAATCCCGAAATGGTGTTATAGAATTACCAAGTCAAATTCAGGCTTTTTATACTAATCTCGCACAATATCGGATGGAAGTGGCCAAGGCAGAAATTGCAGCCGAAGCACTCACGAACCAGTTGGGACCGGAAAATTCTCAAGTAATTGCATCCCAACAAATGCTGGCACGATCCAAACAACAATTAGAGGATTTTATGAATGGAAACGACAAAATGATGCAAGTTTCCTTCGATCAATTACCCGGAGTTGGACGTGAATATGCCAAACTTTATCAAGGTATTTTGGCACAGGGTAAAATTTTAGAAGCCCTCACCCCGCTTTATGAACAAGCCAATTTCGATGAGAAACGCACCACCATTGCTGTTCAAATCTTGGATAAAGCTGTTCCGGCTGCAAAAAAATCATGGCCGCCACGTGCCATTATTGTCCTTATTTCAGCACTTTCAGCGTTCATGCTTTGTGTAATATTTGTACTTGCATGGGATTATTTGTCCCGACAAAAAAACACCATTTCCACAAAGTTGGCAGAGGCTGTTGAACAAGTCCGCGCTTCAACTTCACCTCAAGATGCTTAA
- a CDS encoding SLBB domain-containing protein: MARFFYPVNPDLPLEGPIDENEFICGPNDLFTISIGGPSPQQQLIPATVDGNLLIPGIEPIRVTGKTLYAVKREAEASLRRIVGNHPIELALSQPRSFLIPVFGGTPAPGMQVVSPVLATTRVASVVSKAINGENELQKKLNYGFRPSIRTIEVRRKNGSTLYPDLARFFTTGDLKYNPMLQEGDMIFIPSFDFTNEVINVQGYVPYPGTYPIRPDDTLLDLLIIASGTNGLSKLGEVRLTRFGENSVAEHQVFNVPDLLSRKGSNPKLKPRDLIFIPHRFRDNGSVYVEGEVNYPGPYPMSTERTTLRDLINNAGGLRESAFPKSAFLERTKNQFEVNSPFIIPNYINPLNKENIALTGERGRLTDLDYAGRVFLERELMINHSRIAINLAEALKPDAPDVYLYDGDRLYIARDQRKVLVIGEVVKRGLVDVMPNQNVDAYLAAAGGRGPLATFVYVIKAGSGQLVDGYKATIESGDIVFVNRKDSIVDTPDLQSLQFQRKSAQLQRIGTFVTAISTAVSITATIIYLTRN; the protein is encoded by the coding sequence GTGGCACGGTTTTTTTATCCTGTTAATCCAGACTTGCCGCTCGAAGGGCCGATTGATGAAAATGAATTTATTTGTGGCCCCAACGATTTGTTTACCATTTCTATTGGAGGCCCATCCCCGCAGCAACAACTTATTCCAGCAACGGTGGATGGAAACCTGTTAATACCGGGCATTGAACCCATTCGCGTGACGGGAAAAACCTTATATGCTGTAAAGCGCGAGGCCGAGGCGTCTCTTCGGCGTATTGTTGGCAACCATCCCATTGAATTGGCCTTAAGCCAGCCCCGTAGCTTTTTGATTCCCGTGTTTGGAGGGACGCCTGCACCCGGAATGCAGGTGGTTTCCCCTGTTTTGGCAACAACACGTGTGGCTTCGGTGGTTTCTAAAGCGATAAATGGGGAAAATGAACTTCAAAAAAAGTTGAACTACGGGTTCCGTCCTTCAATCCGTACCATTGAAGTGAGGCGCAAGAATGGCAGCACGTTATACCCAGATTTGGCCCGCTTTTTTACCACTGGCGACCTCAAATACAATCCTATGCTCCAAGAAGGAGATATGATTTTTATTCCTTCTTTCGATTTTACCAACGAAGTGATTAATGTTCAAGGGTATGTCCCTTATCCGGGGACTTATCCCATTAGGCCAGACGATACACTTTTGGACTTGTTGATCATTGCCAGCGGAACAAATGGTCTGTCGAAATTAGGCGAAGTCCGTCTAACCCGATTTGGTGAAAATAGTGTCGCCGAACATCAGGTTTTTAATGTACCTGATTTACTTTCTCGAAAAGGGAGTAATCCTAAATTAAAGCCAAGAGACCTAATCTTTATTCCTCATCGTTTTCGTGACAATGGCTCTGTTTATGTAGAGGGCGAAGTGAATTATCCCGGCCCTTACCCGATGTCCACTGAAAGAACTACCTTGCGTGATCTGATCAACAATGCGGGCGGATTGCGGGAAAGTGCCTTCCCTAAATCTGCATTTTTAGAACGCACTAAAAACCAGTTCGAGGTCAACTCTCCATTTATTATTCCCAACTATATCAATCCTTTAAACAAGGAAAACATTGCTTTAACTGGGGAAAGAGGAAGGTTGACTGACTTAGACTATGCCGGGAGGGTATTCTTGGAAAGAGAATTGATGATCAACCATTCGCGGATTGCCATCAATTTAGCGGAGGCCCTTAAGCCCGATGCACCAGATGTTTATCTTTATGATGGTGACCGTTTGTACATTGCCCGCGACCAACGAAAGGTTCTGGTAATCGGGGAAGTGGTCAAACGTGGATTGGTGGATGTGATGCCCAATCAAAATGTGGATGCCTATCTGGCGGCTGCGGGTGGGAGAGGGCCATTGGCAACCTTCGTGTATGTCATTAAAGCTGGCTCTGGACAATTGGTGGATGGTTATAAAGCTACCATAGAATCGGGGGACATCGTGTTCGTTAATCGGAAAGATTCCATTGTAGATACCCCAGACCTACAATCCCTTCAATTTCAGCGTAAGTCTGCACAATTACAACGTATTGGAACCTTTGTGACGGCAATCTCTACGGCTGTTTCTATAACAGCAACCATCATTTACCTTACCCGCAATTAA
- the ispE gene encoding 4-(cytidine 5'-diphospho)-2-C-methyl-D-erythritol kinase: MFLAAPAKINLGLQVLRKRSDGFHDLETVFLGIQWADRLTFSAHNTLSLTCSDPLLPTDERNLCLRAALMLQDHFRVTQGCHIHLDKNVPYGAGLGGGSSDAATVLLYLTKHWQLPVTLEELTELAVKLGSDVPFFLHQKPMFATGRGEILSPLVQEDGAPYAFPFHLVVAMPQATVSTPLAYRLITPNDQNRPDLRQVVTSNDPERWRQELVNDFQKPILAHFPEIQQVATLFQETNAIYTSLSGSGAAFFGVYETETQALEAKNYFGGHHILAWSSAQ, from the coding sequence ATGTTTTTAGCAGCACCCGCAAAAATAAATCTTGGATTACAGGTCTTGCGCAAACGCTCGGATGGTTTTCATGACCTCGAAACGGTTTTTTTGGGGATTCAATGGGCCGATCGTCTAACTTTTTCGGCACACAACACCCTTTCCTTAACCTGTTCGGATCCACTTCTACCGACGGACGAGCGGAATTTATGCCTAAGAGCCGCCTTGATGCTTCAAGACCATTTTCGTGTTACGCAAGGCTGCCACATCCACCTCGACAAAAACGTACCGTATGGCGCTGGCTTGGGGGGCGGTTCGAGTGATGCCGCAACCGTTCTGTTATACCTTACCAAGCATTGGCAACTTCCAGTAACTTTAGAAGAATTGACCGAACTTGCAGTGAAATTAGGCTCCGATGTCCCTTTTTTTTTGCATCAGAAGCCCATGTTTGCAACCGGACGTGGAGAAATCCTCTCACCTTTGGTTCAAGAAGATGGAGCGCCATATGCGTTTCCGTTCCATTTGGTTGTAGCCATGCCACAAGCAACCGTTTCAACGCCTTTGGCCTATCGCCTAATAACGCCAAACGATCAAAATAGGCCCGACCTTCGACAAGTGGTTACATCTAATGATCCAGAACGCTGGCGGCAAGAATTGGTAAACGACTTCCAAAAGCCCATTCTGGCGCACTTCCCTGAAATTCAACAAGTGGCCACCCTATTCCAAGAAACAAATGCCATTTATACGTCACTTTCAGGCTCAGGTGCAGCTTTTTTTGGGGTTTATGAGACAGAAACACAAGCTTTGGAGGCAAAAAACTATTTTGGCGGGCATCACATTTTAGCATGGTCTTCTGCTCAATAG
- a CDS encoding transcriptional regulator — protein sequence MYNLDPLLMDRVRLGIISALAVNEEMSFVAIRELLAVTDGNLSVHARKLEDAGYIAIHKQFEGRKPKSNYRLTDTGRRAFERYLDQMEQMIREVRG from the coding sequence ATGTACAATTTAGACCCACTTCTTATGGATCGCGTCCGGCTTGGGATCATCAGTGCTTTGGCAGTGAATGAGGAGATGTCCTTTGTAGCCATTCGAGAGTTGTTGGCGGTAACAGATGGAAATCTGAGTGTACATGCGCGAAAATTAGAAGATGCCGGTTATATTGCGATCCACAAACAATTTGAAGGCCGTAAGCCAAAGTCTAATTACCGCCTAACCGATACTGGCAGGAGGGCTTTTGAGCGCTATCTCGACCAGATGGAGCAAATGATTCGAGAGGTAAGGGGATAA